A single window of Mastacembelus armatus unplaced genomic scaffold, fMasArm1.2, whole genome shotgun sequence DNA harbors:
- the allc gene encoding allantoicase isoform X3: MDGWETRRKRKPGHDWCIVQLGVPGRIYGFDVDTSFFTGNHSPYVSIQAGCLADHLPPFTLEGDRTGMAASDGQLAAVAKLGSEAWPELVCVSQLKPGYADCCHNYFKVEFEHRVTHLRLNMFPDGGIARLRAYGIGQRDWSSVSTNQDIDLVALTNGGVCLGYSDAHFGHPRNMIGLGRAANMADGWETARRLDRPKELKVDQRGILQVPGWEWAVFRLGHPGVISSIEVDTIHFKGNFPDSCRIEVCSLTPEEEAQCTRSGWTSGKWQVLLPPQKLRPHHRHHFGQGDLTRTSPVSHVRLIIAPDGGVSRLRLWGRPTPLPAAPPSLQTPASKL; the protein is encoded by the exons ATGGACGGATGGGAGacgaggagaaagagaaaacctg GTCACGACTGGTGCATCGTCCAGCTGGGGGTACCAGGACGGATCTACGGCTTCGACGTCGATACCTCCTTCTTTACTGGAAACCACTCGCCCTACGTCTCCATCCAGGCCGGCTGTCTGG CAGACCACCTGCCCCCCTTCACCCTGGAAGGAGACCGAACTGGTATGGCGGCCTCTGACGGTCAGCTGGCTGCTGTCGCCAAG ctgggCTCGGAGGCGTGGCcagagctggtgtgtgtgtcacagctgaAGCCTGGTTATGCCGACTGTTGCCATAACTACTTCAAGGTGGAGTTCGAACACAGAGTCACACACCTGCGCCTCAATATGTTCCcag ATGGGGGGATAGCCAGACTGCGAGCGTACGGCATCGGACAAAGAGACTGGTCGTCTGTCTCCACCAACCAGGACATCGATCTGGTGGCTCTGACCAATGGGGGAGTCTGCCTCGGATACAGCGACGCCCACTTTGGACATCCACGCAACATGATTG GTCTTGGTCGAGCGGCCAACATGGCTGATGGATGGGAAACAGCCCGTAGACTGGACCGACCCAAAGAACTGAAG GTTGACCAGCGGGGGATCCTGCAGGTGCCTGGGTGGGAGTGGGCCGTGTTTCGCCTTGGCCACCCCGGAGTGATCAGCAGCATCGAGGTTGACACCATCCACTTCAAAG GGAACTTTCCGGACTCGTGCAGGATTGAGGTGTGTAGTCTGACCCCAGAGgaggaagctcagtgcacccgGAGCGGGTGGACTTCTGGGAAGTGGCAGGTCCTTCTCCCGCCTCAGAAA CTCCGTCCTCATCACCGACATCACTTTGGCCAGGGGGACCTGACTCGGACGTCACCTGTCAGTCACGTGCGCCTTATCATCGCTCCTGATGGAGGAGTCAGCCGCCTGCGGCTCTGGGGTCGACCCACACCACTTCCTGCAGCTCCGCCCAGTCTGCAGACGCCGGCGTCCAAACTGTGA